The sequence TAGAGCAGGAAAGCACTGGGTGAGATTATGCGGCCAAGGGACTGTTTCTGCtaccaagggaaaaaagaaaaaaaagcagagtatGGATGAGAAGGATTTtgtctgctcccagctgcagtgcCCTTTCTTCTgacttttatctttttataaGTCAGTTCAACTCCTAGCTCAGCAAAAATCTTTTTGCTAGCTGTGTGCTGAGAAGTCAGCTCACAGAGGGAGCTGCAAAGTGTCAGTGCTAAGTAGAAAGAGCCACACAAATACCGTCTAATTAAGAAAATGCAATGAGGAAAAGGACACTAACCACCTTCCTGTGTTTTAGGGGTTGGCGACTCTCCTGCTCACAACTGGTACAGCAACAGCTACCACTGCTTCCTGGTATCACATCAACAGAACAGCTGCTTATTTGATGGTCCCGTATTTAGCTTGGCTAACCATGGCTTCTGCGCTCAATTACCGGATCTGGAAAGACAATCGCAACAAGAAATCTGAATAAACAGCTTTCggtcaaaaacatttttttgctcCAAGAATTTTCTAAAGAAAGTTATGCCTTACTACTTTTTTAGCTGAACTATTTACATTACTTTATATGCAATCCTTGTTTTAAACAAACATGCCTCAAGTAGGCAAGTCTCAGAGCCTGCATGAAGTTTCCGCAGCGAATTAAACGACAGCGCACATCAGAAGGTACTGGTTTTCTGTATTGCAGCATCATGTTTTATATGACAAATAGCATATTAACTATTACCAGAAATAAGCACTAACTGCAACTTCATTTAGAGGAAGAAATCCAGCTTCCAGAAAGTTGCTCCTCGCAGCCACAAGTGCCACTGTGGCCTGAATCAATCACGTTTACCACTAAGCATGGTGCCTTACGGTCTCACTGCAGCTGCCGTGTCTTCTCATCACTGTACTCTGCAAGTGTTTAAGATCAGATCTTTTTCACAATTTGTGCCTTCCCGCTTGGAAGCACTGTACAATCTTAAGTGTCAGATAAACGTATTAAACTGCAAGTAAACTTACTTTTCCTccactgtttttgttgttactaAAAGGttttgaacaaaaagaaaaaaacgcGAGAAGCAACAGGATGCTATAGCCTAAAGGGGgccccttcctctcttttcaacATTACAATGAGCAAGGCAAAACAGCAAATTCAGAGTATTTATAAGCCAAGAGCATCCAAATATTCAGCAGCTGTCTGTACATACCTCTGGCAGCCCCAGCAACATTGGCCAAAGAGCACCCACGTGTGCTGTGTTCACCATTCAGCCCTGTCGGTGGAGCAAGGAGCCAGGCCATGGGCAGACTGCACACACAGGCACTCAAGTTATCTCCTATCTGCACCTTCTCACTTTAGCTGCTTAGAAATGGAAACTGATTTTTCCTCTCTGGGATTATGATAGCTGACACAGTAAGATCTGTGATGCTTAATTCACCCAGCTGCTTCCTTAAAGAAGGAaggtaaaagaaacaaaagcctTTGTCTAAAAGCATAACAGCGTATTTTGGCCCACAGCTTGTGGTCTTACCACACAAATCTTGCTACTTTTGTTGGGTCATTCTTCTGGTTTACTAAACGTGGTGCTGCTATCCCCTTTGTGACGAAGGAAACTTCCCCCTCTGCTCTAAATCCAGTCTCTGTTACTTGCTTTCAAGTATTTCCAAGGCAGAAagtgccttttgttttcctatgaGTCACAGGGCACCTGCTGAGCATCTCTCAGACCCAGTCTCACACACCTGTTGCAATATTCACTGCCACTCAAACTTTCACAGTTTATTCCTCTACTTGGCGTTTTAGCTGACTAAACAAAGCAGGCTTTTGAAGAAGAGCACCCCAAAATAGCCTAAACAATCTTTCCCTTCCTTATCATAAGGGACAGCACATGGCTTATTTGTAAAGCTTGAAGCAAGGTTGAGATCATTTTATACAACTTGATAACTTTGCTCTCAAGCAGATTCTGATAACTGCAgctaggtaaaaaaaaaacaactacgTGCACTGCATATGCTTCATGGTAGAGAGAACAACTTTAATATTAAAGTTGTCCACACGTACAAAACAACATAATACAGCCTAAAATTGCTTAATTTCAGCCCGTTACTTGCTGAGCTGAGGGGAGATCAGGAACGATTAATTTGAAATTAACACCTCATTCCCAAACAGGTCTGTCTTACGCCCTTAACTTTACAGTCCAAAGACTGTTCAGGCTTCTAGCAGTTTCCCCAGACCCTTTCATTTTTTAGGCTTCTGCCTTTTGTTGCTGCTCTGGACATTACATCCCTCCCAATTTCTGCCTGACACCTCCTCAGAAATCAGTTTCCCTCTTTAAGGGCCAAGCTAAGGATGACAGCCAGCCATAACAAGGATCCTAACAGTACTGCATACAAATCAAGAAATGTGAAGAGCTGTCAGATATTCCAATCTCATATCCCCAGTAGTTTACTTCACATTttcatgggagaaaaatgtAACATCATCCTTCTGTCCTTAGTCAAACTACTTGAAGTAAATTAGTTCCAGTCCTTGAGAATACTTCATCTTTCTTCAGTGGGTCAGAAATGAGATGCTAACGGTTCAAATTCCTTTCACTCCCACTTTATAGCATTTGTATGCACCAAGAACTCAGAATTAACACAGACCAATAACTTCATGCACACATTTCAGCAGATGCTGAACAGCTTTTGGAAAACTACCAGGAGCTTTTACTGAtctttccctcatcttcctcaTTCAAGCTTCATATACTTCATTTTCAATAAACTTGCCAAATGCAACTTTAATAACCTGTTTTACCTCTGCCTACTGACATAAACATTTTAGATCTTTGTACAACAGAAGAGTGGCTAAGAAAATGATATACAAACTCCAAGATGATTCAGTAAACTGTAATTTTAATGTTCACAAAGGGAACTACACCACGTTTCCCAGCAAGAAAGCAAGAGCTTAGTCTACCTAGGAGACAACTCAGGTGTTCCAGTTCTGTCCTATTTTGGGGATTCCCATATTCAGTAAACAAGACATTTGGTCAATACAAATCGGTGATTTACAGCACGAAGCAACACAAGGAAAATGCAGACAAAACAATTATCAGTACAGTATAAGGTATATGTGcattcttctgattttttttcctgggttactaatacaggaaaataattgcatcaGCAGCTCATAgaactgaaatgtaaatattgcTATTAAGCAGATCTGTGAAGGAAAGAATCAAGCCTCCTGTGGCTAGATGATGCACGTCACGTGGCAGTTGTCCGCTTCATCCAGAAATAAGGTGCTGAAGACATCATTAAAAAAGGTAGGGTGGTATTTGCAGGCTCTATCACAGTCAGGATTGAAGTTCACCTCCAGGATCTGAGGCTGCATGATTCTTTTTCCTGTCGAAAGGAACACAAGCACTGCCTTTTAATGCAAGCTATACGGTGACCCTGAAACATTTCCCATCATTAAGCTAGAAAAGGCTAGAAGTCATCTTTTCTGACCCAACCTGGCAGGGCTTTCTGTTTCACTCCTAATCACTCCTTTAGCAAAGCCAGGCAAAAGCAAGAAATTTTGCTGCATCCTGGGAACTGAGAATTCTTTTCTAGTCCCCTGGAAGTTCATTTCTGTGTGGTGcctctgcagctcttctctATGTAAGAAGTAGGTGTACACAGGGCACACTTGCAAGCATTTTTGAGCTTTCTGGCGAGATAAGAAAAAGTTTGTCttatttggcatttttttcctaccagTCATCCACAAATAGATGGAAGAAAGGCTCCAAGTGGTTGTCAGCCATGCTGTGACATTTAAGCATCTCCGTATACACATTCTTGCAGACACAACTGAGTGACAGTCCCAAGGATATCAACAGCACTGAAATGGTAAACATGGTCCCTTGTCTGCTTAACTAAAATAACACTGCAAGTTGAAGACACTGGGCCAAGTCACAGGATGATGTCTCTTTAAGGCTTTAGTACATAGGAAGGGATTCTCCCACTgtaaactggaaagaaaacttGCCCCTGTACAGCTGCGTTTAAGCAAACTAAAACAAAGCCATAGCAGGAGTACAAGGGAGGCATGGACTCAGCCAAGCAGAGTTAGCAGCTCCCTCTACCATCACAGTTAACCAGTACAGCAGCTTCTAGCTCCACGGACCTCAACTTCAGATACCCTTTGATGTCAGTGGGAGGAACAGAGTGTACAGCTTACACTGCTTGAAAATCCGTAAGAATCTgagcaaaggaaataaatccCTGAAAAAGTTCACAAATAAGAATTCAACATGCAAAGAAATGAACTTCTCTCACCATCTCTGCTGGTGTCCCATTTAAGCATCAAGTCAATGGCATATATTGCTCTTGATGATGGATAATCACAGATGCCAAGAGGCGCGGGTTTAGCTGAAGCAACTTGGAACAACTCAGCAAATGCCTTAAAAATGTTTGCCtagtaagagaagaaaaatgtctcagAACAAGAAGCAAAGTTCCTACCACAGGAGCAAGTTAAAAAACCCACCTTTTAATCACTTAACGCATTCATATTTTGAAGAGTTTATATAAATTACACTAGCcaacagaaaaatctgcacAGTATTGGCTTCAAAATGTACACTGAGACAAAGACCAACACAGTGAAAGGGCCAAGCACTTAGCAGATATCTGTGGACTTCTCCTGGGAGCAAATAAGTACAAGAGAAATCCTAATGATGGCACACTTATTATTAGAATCAACTTTCTTCTCAAGCATCAGGTATAATACTACACTTCTAcacagaggaggagaaagacaAAACCCAGGGAAACTCTGTGCACACCTGCAGTGCAACAGTGaagttttttccttccctgcctgTTAAACCTAACTTAGCTTTGTTCTACCAAGAAACGTTTTCTACCTACCTACACCGACATCTATAAATGGTGTTGGAAGTTTATATATGTTTGTGTCTGCCACACTGGTGTTTCCATAAGcaattgatttgtttttcccaaTGTGGAGCCAATAGGACATACAGGTATAATTTATATATACTGCTGTAAATCTGCAGCATCTGCAAATGCAGAGAGAGTAACACTCTGCACGTAGCACACATCACTACTTTGTGTAGCCTGTGCTTGGCTTCTTTTGGTCTGTTTATCAGTCTCTGCAGTCTCTTTCAGACTATTTCAATCCTAATGCTGCAAACCTGTCATGTTCTGAATGTCTTTACTTGGATGTGAGGTTCTAGCTAAAATGGATATGAATTAGTTTATGCAAATCAACCCACAGCTGGGTAATTTATTCACTTTTGAAAGCATACACATTAATCAGTACTCAGTCacaatttcttctgcatcttttgACTTGTTATAAATATGGAAGAATGCAACACTTCAGTTACGTGTGTACTTCTGAATCATCTTTTCacattcagctttttctttcaagcaCTACTTATGAGTAAGAATGACAATGTCCTTATCTGCCTTCttgcatatttttcagaaatacactACTGGGAGCCTTTTCCTTGCATATAAAATATGCTTAAGTATGCCTTAGTGTTAGGGAATCATCAGTTTTCTTGTGCAAAGGCAGGCACAGGGCTAAGATCAGCTCGCTAATGCAGAGAaactggagcagcagctgaaaatcCGACATCGCAGCATCCAAGTCAAGATTTAATTCAACAAATGGGATAATGTGCTCATTTAAAAATCCCTCCTCCACCAACTCAGTATTTCTAAGAGAAGAGATCAGcttaactttttaaataatttgccACAGTATGTAAATACAGCCTCTGCACTATCCAGCCTGGTAACGCAGCCCCTTGAGCACAGCACCCTTGAGGTAAGGCTTATTTCTGTCGGTCACTTTGGCACAGCTGGGCACATCCTCATCTTGCAAATGAGCTCCAGTGTCCTGCAAAGCGAGCTAACATGAAAGCTTTCAGGAAGATCTTTAGACCTACAGCTCTGCTTAATATAGCTAGGTCAAAACCTGATTTGGGAAGATCAGTTTTCTACTTGTTTTGGCAGCCTCTTGTGTTGTGAAGTCCTTCAGAACAAAGGAAGCCAGAGCCtgaatatttcagtggttcAACTCCCTAGATTCAGAGTTAATACCCTATTGAAACAGAATAGTACTGAAAGCTTTGAAAACAACTTTTCCAGAGTCATAACAGCAGCACCTGTTATGATTAACACTTGATACTGTGGACTTTTCTGCTGTTTCGCATGGAATACTGAATTTTCATAACCACAGGCTTTTATAAATGGCATCCTTTCTCAGGTAGAACTCTCAGGAAAAGTGATCCTGTTCCCAGGATCCTGACATTATTTAAGACTGGCTTTATTACCAAGTCCAAATGTAAGGAACTCTCAATGTAGCCATGAAATAAAATTCTCAAATGCTAAAAACAGTGTTTGAGGTTGAGTTAGTCcaagtaaataaattattataatGTAAAGGTTAACATTTGCTGTCCTTTATGAAGCTGATGGACATGAAGTATGTTtcctgaggaaaaaagcaacttttCAAAAAGACAGTTTATTGAGTTGGATTCATAGATGCTTATGAAATTAAAGACAAATTGCTGACTTACTTGTACTGTTGTccacagatgttcaggatattgtttttcaaattgAGGAACAAATTCTTCACAGTGTACCTAAAACAGTTTAGAAGCAACATACATTGCTTTGGGAATGACTGAGCAATCAGATGACATTGGAATACCAAACATTTTTTTCGGCATCCACAGAAATGCAGGCAGAGAAGTAGGAAGTCTGACAGTTCCTGAAGCCCTTCCATGTTCTAGTGTTTATATATAAAGGATTATACTGCAGTCTTTGAAAACGATTAGCTgccattttaataatttttcttattGATTTCAATTAACATGGGTTTTATTCAGGATGTAGGTTTGTAGTATCTATCACAAATTATTGGGGTCCAGACAGCAAAACGTCTAGGAAAAAAACTTGGTTAGGATACTTCCCACAGCAACTGCTTGCTAGGTATGAAACAGGGTATTGGGGAAACACAAGTGCCACAAAAGGCGGCGCTGGAAGATTCTTTAACAACAACACAAAGATAGGGGAATTTTTTGGACTGTTTGCTTACCTGCTTTAATGTTACACCAGGAGCATAATTCATGACAGTGAAATGCTTCTCGTAGTCATCCAAGTCATCAAGGGAAAACGCCCTAAGGAATAAAACAATTCCTTAGAACCAAACGTGATCCCTTAGAAGCTAAGTCCCATCAGTCAAACAAGGAGAACAAAGGTAATTACCGATTTGAAAAGCGTAGCCAAAATACATCATAGACGTACAGCTTGAGTGGTTTTACGGAGCGCAGCAACACAACGTAACGGATGTCAAATTTAACCATCCCCACATCTTCTCGGTGAAATAAGACCGGATTCTCAATATATTTGCACACTACctaatacaaacaaacaaaaaaccatagCAAATATTATCTGACTGAAATGCAAAGTGTCAGTAGATACTGAGGATTTAAGACATCCTTGTGtatgttttggttttacttAAGAAGCATGCATAAATAACCGATGATGTGTCAGTGGGCGTTTTATAAAAGTTTTTGAAGCCTGCCTGGGAAAGCTGGGCAGCCAGAATGTATACAAGCCTTTTTATTTACAATTTTAGTGGCATTAACCTCGTGAAATATAAGTCTGAAGCAATTTGTGCTCTTCTGTATTCCAGAAAAATACATGCAGTCCACATATCAGCAGAAATAAAGTGTGACAGTCTGACATTATGAATGcatactacagaaaaaaaagagctccaTCACTCCTCTGTTGTTGGCAgtgttttgtgctgctgagctgtggatCAACAATAATGATCAACAGGGGAAAGAAGCAAGAGTGTACAAAAATTCATGACCAATGCTAACTATACCTAAGGTGTGATCATCTTATCTGAGAATTAGCCTTAAAGCAGAAACGCACTGAACCATTAATTACTGTCAGGgcaaaatttttttaaataagaaaacatcaGCCTCTTTGGGTCTTTCATCACTGCAACAAATGGTGCTGATTTGAATAATTCACTCAGAATTCACTGAAGCTGAATGCTGATGGGTCCACGTacagatttttaagaaaataagtttCCTTTCTTCTAGCCACTTTCTGCAACAGAGTTTTTTCAGAAATCCATTTAAAATCTCACTCAAAGCCATGATCTCTAACCTTTGGGCTGCTTTCCCTATGCCTGATGATATTGTTAAGGTTGTTGGTGATGTGAGTGTCCAGGCTTCTGGCCAGGTTCCACGGTTTGCATATCCAGTGATTGTCTTCTCCTCTGTGAGAGATAGAAAGCCAAAGCCTATAAGCTTCATTCATCTGTCTGAACATTCACTTGAACTGATCTACGTACTCCTCTGTCTTAATCACTTTATAAAGCTGGGCACTACAGTGCAAGAACTAAGGACTTCTGACTGATAGCTTTAAGCAATGGtataaaagggagaaaaggcaaTGGTAgctttcacttttttccatTAGGGATTAGCATATTCTCACTGATGATTTCCTTCTGTGCATcttacttctttaaaaaagaagaacaacaCATGAACAGTAACACCACAAACACACAGAGGTCACGGTACAGACATTGTTCTGCCAAGAGTCTGAGGCTGTGCTAGCAGGGAATCACCATAGTTTCTAAGGTGATTCTCTTAACACCTTCAAATAGTTCATAATACATTACACTGCGACTGCCTCCTTGGGGAAGAAATTAGACCACATTCAGCAATTCACACTGCAAGAAAACAGGAGTATACCATTCTCATCTCGCTTCCCAGTGCCCAGTCACCTAAAGGGGGCAATATTCCTCGAAACATCCTCAAGGAAAACAAGTAACATGCTGGTCTTCattcaatgcatttttctgagtAAGGACAGGGTGACACTATGCCCTTCTTTCCTTGGTTAATAAAGAGCAATCTGAGAAACTGCTTGGGCTTCATGATAAACGGCTCAAACTGAGCTGAACTTAGCAGTGTTAACTTtagatgattttatttctgtgaaacttACTATCCCCTGCTTCCCTTTCCCTTATATACACATTGCATTTGTGCTCATCCTTGATAATTAAGAGGAATTTAAACATCAGACAAACCAGTTGCAAATCTCCGAATGCAAGACACTCATTTTTGAGTAAAGTGGGAATCAAAAGCACAAGATGTAAGGAAGGAGAAATAATAACCACCTTCTCTCACGCTGCTGAAAGTAACAGATGAACTGGGGCAGCTCTGTTTGGAGGTTAAAAGTACGTGGCAACCATCTTGGCCCATCTGGCCCCCCAGCTCGTCTAGATATGGATGCCAGGCAGTCTTTGACAGTCAGGAGGTTCTCACACGGGAACTGATTCAGCATTACTTCAGGTCTTTCCTCGCTCAGCttcctgcaaaacaaaggagttGTTAAACTGAGGAGGGGAAAGGCCTTTTGGATCgcttacagaggaaaaaaaagaaaagaatttgtcTTATCAGGGAAAGATTTGCAACCTATAATCTTTGAAGTGTGAGAAGTTGTAGAGGATGTCAGCTTCTGCCTCCTTGTCTGTGAATACGAAACGGGGATGTGTCAGGCTGTTGAGGACTTGCTGGATGTCTGTGAACACCCTAGAAGAAAAAGCGATACGAAGAAAAACGTCaaactgatttctgaaaatgatCAGCTGTTGCTTGAAtagaaaatagtgttttgttttttaaatgttggcTCCCTACAAATGTTACACTTTCAACccgcagaaaaaaaaagaaatattgtggaacagattaaaaatgaagggctttgaaacaaaatatctCAGACAGTTTTGCTCCAGCAACTTTAACAAAACTTGCAACTGAGAACAGTGACAGTCCCTGACGGGAGAGCACTAACATGAATTCACTATCATACATGAAAGAGCCCTAGAGGGAGAGATACCTTGTAAGTACCTTCATTGGCGG is a genomic window of Meleagris gallopavo isolate NT-WF06-2002-E0010 breed Aviagen turkey brand Nicholas breeding stock chromosome 1, Turkey_5.1, whole genome shotgun sequence containing:
- the TTLL12 gene encoding tubulin--tyrosine ligase-like protein 12 produces the protein MSADGDEELAGFVALHGAALRASCVPARYWESLCRKLRGEVFDAGDYFGIMQVEEVDEEEEGDEAMEDELKKKPNPGNEPCFKVIVTNENGIQASNPDSIFLIDHAWTYRIEHARQQLLHVPGLLHRMANLMGIDFHGEIPDEGSVEQVLQEMWKYNQTYQLSQGTAEEKVPVWYIMDEFGSRIQHSDQPSFATAPLFYMPQQIAYTVLWPLRDLETGDEVTRDYAYGETDRLIRKCVLLPWLPSEVLDVNCFTPEPSDEHYQAILAENKEKLPVAINPSVYDKDKVFKVFTDIQQVLNSLTHPRFVFTDKEAEADILYNFSHFKDYRKLSEERPEVMLNQFPCENLLTVKDCLASISRRAGGPDGPRWLPRTFNLQTELPQFICYFQQRERRGEDNHWICKPWNLARSLDTHITNNLNNIIRHRESSPKVVCKYIENPVLFHREDVGMVKFDIRYVVLLRSVKPLKLYVYDVFWLRFSNRAFSLDDLDDYEKHFTVMNYAPGVTLKQVHCEEFVPQFEKQYPEHLWTTVQANIFKAFAELFQVASAKPAPLGICDYPSSRAIYAIDLMLKWDTSRDGKRIMQPQILEVNFNPDCDRACKYHPTFFNDVFSTLFLDEADNCHVTCII